From a region of the Haloferax volcanii DS2 genome:
- a CDS encoding cytochrome b, which translates to MTGTAPNDGSGDDRPDARSDGGEAGGDLPETDLTVRTHEAYPRNALFDWLDQRLELDHTLLGKAFPEDDYGSFLLGEIALFTFVILGLTGTFLGLLYNPAVNSVTYEGNALQYAGTEVPAAFASVLHITYDTTFGMFARMMHHWAAYLFIAAIALHMFRVFFTGAYRNPHEPNWFIGSTLLLFALVEGFFGYALPYDNFSKTATTIGFQMTGTIPGVGSFLQSLVFGGAFPAGADQVIPRMFFLHVFLIPAALVGAIVLHMAVLMRQKHTEHAPSSRGEGRPDGDDDSVVVGMPLFPQQFLVSTIVFLLTAATVAFLAGFFPVQRIAAIGPATPTSTPSHVGPDWFFMWVFGSLKMMPSWLGEWGRFAGGVVVPSLIIGVMMIWPLLDNPEHPVHFTADPLDRPLQTALGVAAVMLIIVLSIDGMRATVAAVLGVSDAVLYPWLVALTVGMPLFDFAVVYWLLKRRKRRLGTAG; encoded by the coding sequence ATGACGGGGACAGCACCGAACGACGGCTCCGGCGACGACCGACCCGACGCGCGGTCGGACGGCGGCGAGGCGGGCGGCGACCTCCCGGAGACCGACCTGACGGTCCGGACCCACGAGGCGTACCCCAGAAACGCCCTGTTCGACTGGCTGGACCAGCGGCTCGAACTGGACCACACGCTCCTCGGCAAGGCGTTCCCGGAGGACGACTACGGTTCGTTCCTCCTCGGCGAAATCGCGCTTTTCACCTTCGTCATCCTCGGGCTGACGGGGACGTTCCTCGGCCTCCTGTACAACCCGGCGGTCAACAGCGTCACCTACGAGGGCAACGCGCTCCAGTACGCCGGCACGGAGGTTCCAGCGGCGTTCGCGAGCGTCCTGCACATCACCTACGACACCACCTTCGGGATGTTCGCACGCATGATGCACCACTGGGCGGCGTACCTCTTTATCGCCGCAATCGCCCTGCACATGTTCCGCGTCTTCTTCACGGGCGCGTACCGCAACCCCCACGAGCCGAACTGGTTCATCGGGAGCACCCTCCTCCTGTTCGCCCTCGTGGAGGGCTTTTTCGGCTACGCGCTCCCCTACGACAACTTCAGCAAGACCGCGACGACCATCGGCTTCCAGATGACCGGCACGATTCCCGGCGTCGGCTCGTTCTTGCAGTCGCTCGTCTTCGGCGGGGCGTTCCCGGCGGGAGCCGACCAGGTCATCCCGCGGATGTTCTTCCTCCACGTCTTTCTCATCCCGGCCGCGCTGGTCGGCGCTATCGTCCTCCACATGGCCGTGTTGATGCGGCAGAAACACACCGAACACGCGCCGAGCTCCCGCGGCGAGGGCCGCCCCGACGGCGATGACGACAGCGTCGTCGTCGGTATGCCGCTTTTCCCCCAGCAGTTCCTCGTTTCGACTATCGTCTTCCTCCTGACGGCCGCGACCGTCGCCTTCCTCGCGGGCTTCTTCCCGGTTCAGCGCATCGCCGCCATCGGCCCGGCGACGCCCACGTCGACGCCCTCGCACGTCGGCCCGGACTGGTTCTTCATGTGGGTGTTCGGCTCGCTGAAGATGATGCCCTCGTGGCTCGGCGAGTGGGGCCGGTTCGCCGGCGGCGTCGTCGTCCCCTCGCTCATCATCGGCGTGATGATGATTTGGCCGCTCCTCGATAACCCCGAACACCCGGTCCACTTCACCGCCGACCCGCTCGACCGACCGCTCCAGACGGCCCTCGGCGTCGCGGCCGTCATGCTCATCATCGTCCTCTCTATCGACGGGATGCGGGCCACCGTCGCCGCCGTGTTGGGCGTCTCCGACGCCGTCCTCTACCCGTGGCTCGTCGCGCTGACCGTGGGGATGCCGCTTTTCGACTTCGCCGTCGTCTACTGGCTCCTCAAACGTCGCAAGCGCCGACTCGGCACCGCCGGCTGA
- a CDS encoding oligosaccharide flippase family protein has protein sequence MPSDTSDADGSDDRSPDAAPDADIPDDEREALLTIGHGAVVASGGQSLQRALTTATEYALAQGLGPVAYGVYAFAWRISQLLFRLVNFGSVGTLQRYLSADDDDPERRGRVVALAYLTTLAVGLGLAGGLVLTSGRLNGATVSHPDFPPTIHLFAALVVLVGVVRIHAGVLRAVQSARGEALFNRVLRPAVKLVGAVGAMALGYSLVGVAAAFVVGMAGLAVLGFPMVVSASGIRPSVGGLRSEARRFYNHSAPIALSSLGKVFQNRVDVMLVGFLLTATAAGVYNVVLVLVTLAWIPLLSFNMLLPPVASGLYADDEMETLNAVYTAVTRLIVTCVVPILAVLAVYGRSILSAFGPNFAAGYVPLVIYLGGVLVGSAVGATGWLLMMTDHQYARMALDWLLAVLNTLLTFAFVRAFGLAGAALGTAVAIAVQNSGQVVLLRRFEGLWPFDATFLKPLGAGVAAAGVMFLVRETLVGAGTGGLVVVAGAALGVVTYVGALVALGVNDRDRLVVTALAARYRRAILVALGGRSGTFGDR, from the coding sequence GTGCCCTCCGATACATCCGACGCCGACGGTTCCGACGACCGGAGTCCCGACGCCGCGCCCGACGCCGACATCCCCGACGACGAGCGCGAGGCGCTGTTGACCATCGGGCACGGCGCGGTCGTCGCCTCCGGCGGGCAGTCGCTCCAGCGGGCGCTGACGACGGCGACCGAGTACGCCCTCGCGCAGGGCCTCGGCCCGGTCGCCTACGGCGTCTACGCGTTCGCGTGGCGCATCTCGCAACTCCTGTTTCGCCTCGTGAACTTCGGGTCGGTCGGGACGCTCCAGCGGTATCTCTCCGCGGACGACGACGACCCCGAGCGACGGGGGCGAGTGGTGGCACTGGCGTATCTCACGACTCTCGCGGTCGGGCTCGGACTCGCCGGCGGGTTGGTGCTCACGAGCGGGCGGCTCAACGGCGCGACGGTCTCGCACCCCGACTTCCCGCCGACGATACACCTGTTCGCGGCGCTGGTCGTCCTCGTCGGCGTGGTGCGGATTCACGCCGGCGTCCTCAGAGCCGTGCAGTCGGCCCGCGGCGAGGCGCTTTTCAATCGCGTCCTCCGCCCGGCGGTCAAGCTGGTCGGTGCCGTGGGTGCGATGGCGCTCGGGTACTCGCTGGTCGGCGTCGCCGCCGCGTTCGTCGTCGGCATGGCCGGACTCGCGGTACTCGGCTTTCCGATGGTCGTCTCGGCGAGCGGAATCCGACCGTCCGTCGGCGGCCTGCGCTCCGAGGCCCGGCGGTTCTACAACCACTCCGCGCCCATCGCGCTGAGCAGCCTCGGCAAGGTGTTCCAGAACCGCGTCGACGTGATGCTCGTCGGCTTCCTCCTGACCGCGACGGCGGCGGGCGTCTACAACGTCGTGCTCGTGTTGGTGACGCTGGCGTGGATTCCGCTCCTCTCGTTTAACATGCTCCTGCCGCCGGTCGCGTCGGGACTCTACGCAGACGACGAGATGGAGACGCTCAACGCGGTGTACACGGCGGTGACGCGGCTCATCGTCACCTGCGTCGTTCCGATTCTCGCCGTGCTCGCGGTGTACGGGCGGTCGATTCTCTCCGCGTTCGGGCCGAACTTCGCGGCGGGCTACGTCCCGCTCGTCATCTACCTCGGCGGCGTGTTAGTCGGCAGTGCCGTCGGCGCGACGGGGTGGCTGCTCATGATGACCGACCACCAGTACGCCCGGATGGCGCTCGACTGGCTTCTGGCCGTCCTCAACACGCTCCTCACGTTCGCGTTCGTCCGGGCGTTCGGCCTCGCCGGCGCGGCGCTGGGCACGGCCGTCGCCATCGCCGTCCAGAACTCGGGTCAGGTCGTCCTCCTGCGGCGCTTCGAGGGGCTGTGGCCCTTCGACGCGACGTTTCTCAAACCCCTCGGCGCGGGCGTCGCCGCGGCCGGCGTCATGTTCCTCGTCCGCGAGACGCTGGTCGGAGCCGGGACCGGCGGACTCGTCGTCGTCGCCGGCGCGGCGCTGGGCGTGGTGACGTACGTGGGCGCGCTCGTCGCCCTCGGCGTCAACGACCGCGACCGGCTCGTAGTGACGGCGTTGGCCGCCCGCTACCGCCGGGCGATACTCGTGGCTCTCGGTGGACGGTCCGGTACGTTCGGGGACCGATAG
- a CDS encoding QcrA and Rieske domain-containing protein gives MSKRTTNTDTETDTDTDAPDIPQSDDELTRRNMAKLLAGIGGAAAIGSFGVDYAAGLPGSLDTGNETLYVEGTRLVDRDGNPLTAADALSTDEFDKMDVFPEKEGGGALVTKRATTLLLRFPEDEYEAPTNIEGTAKGYVAYSKVCTHEGCLVAGDQGSELRCPCHGSLYDPTKGASVTGGPASRSLPQLPLGIADDEDGTLLLATGPFEGPIGTEE, from the coding sequence ATGAGCAAACGCACCACCAACACCGACACTGAGACCGACACCGACACAGACGCCCCGGACATCCCGCAGAGCGACGACGAACTGACGCGGCGAAACATGGCGAAGCTCCTCGCCGGCATCGGCGGCGCGGCCGCCATCGGAAGCTTCGGCGTCGACTACGCGGCCGGGCTTCCCGGTAGCCTCGACACCGGAAACGAGACGCTCTACGTCGAGGGAACCCGCCTCGTCGACAGGGACGGCAACCCCCTGACCGCCGCCGACGCGCTCTCGACCGACGAGTTCGACAAGATGGACGTCTTTCCGGAGAAGGAAGGCGGCGGCGCGCTCGTCACCAAGCGCGCGACCACGCTCCTGCTTCGCTTCCCCGAAGACGAGTACGAAGCGCCCACGAACATCGAGGGGACGGCCAAGGGCTACGTGGCCTACTCGAAGGTCTGTACCCACGAGGGCTGTCTCGTCGCCGGCGACCAGGGCTCCGAGCTTCGGTGTCCCTGTCACGGGAGCCTCTACGACCCGACGAAGGGCGCGTCCGTGACCGGCGGCCCGGCCTCGCGGTCGCTCCCGCAGCTTCCCCTCGGTATCGCCGACGACGAGGACGGGACGCTCCTGCTCGCAACGGGGCCGTTCGAGGGACCGATAGGGACGGAGGAATGA